A genomic stretch from Lathyrus oleraceus cultivar Zhongwan6 chromosome 2, CAAS_Psat_ZW6_1.0, whole genome shotgun sequence includes:
- the LOC127121584 gene encoding zinc finger protein CO3 — protein sequence MSFNDPFNFIDVVDQDFNYSLHPFSFSSSTTNAPNTNTELEDYRNNTLMDSSNFQWQELNSSENSFFTGQITRASSAGDSPTEEANLLKVGRYSVEERKQKISKYRAKRKQRKFNKIIKYECRKTLADNRTRIRGRFARNNETSEIPKTPCSNIQDYEDELWVDLIEGLNEDHTAYFYLS from the exons ATGTCTTTCAACGATCCTTTCAATTTCATTGACGTAGTTGATCAGGATTTCAACTATTCTCTACaccctttttctttctcttcctcAACTACAAATGCTCCTAATACAAACACTGAGCTTGAAGATTATCGTAATAACACACTCATGGATTCCTCCAATTTTCAATGGCAGGAATTGAACTCCTCCGAAAATAGTTTCTTCACCGGACAAATAACAAGGGCAAGCAGTGCAGGTGATTCTCCAACGGAGGAAGCAAACTTGTTGAAAGTAGGACGTTACAGTGTAgaagaaagaaaacaaaaaatcTCTAAATACAGAGCCAAGAGAAAACAGAGGAAGTTCAACAAGATTATTAAG TATGAATGTCGAAAGACACTAGCCGACAATAGAACGCGCATACGTGGCAGATTTGCGCGTAACAATGAGACCAGTGAGATTCCAAAAACTCCATGTTCAAATATACAAGACTATGAAGATGAATTATGG GTTGATCTGATTGAAGGATTAAATGAAGATCACACAGCATATTTTTATTTAAGCTGA
- the LOC127123879 gene encoding uncharacterized protein LOC127123879, which yields MKVKCPFRLRSALSGTGWKVMVRCGLHNHKLSENLDGHDILGRLKVHERQFINDMTKYNMASRYIVPALKNKYPENLTSVTQVYKVIATYNKSKRCPLTEMQMLLTLIHGEKYMCRKRNKED from the coding sequence ATGAAAGTGAAATGTCCTTTTAGATTGAGATCTGCGTTGAGTGGCACCGGTTGGAAGGTGATGGTTAGATGTGGCTTGCACAATCATAAACTATCTGAGAATTTAGATGGCCATGACATATTGGGTCGTCTAAAAGTTCATGAGAGACAGTTTATAAATGACATGACGAAGTATAACATGGCTTCACGGTACATAGTTCCTGCCTTGAAAAACAAATATCCAGAAAACCTCACAAGTGTTACCCAAGTGTATAAAGTTATAGCTACATACAATAAGAGCAAGAGATGTCCATTGACGGAAATGCAAATGTTGTTGACTCTTATTCATGGAGAAAAATATATGTGCAGGAAAAGAAATAAGGAAGACTga
- the LOC127120747 gene encoding brassinosteroid-responsive RING protein 1, with the protein MGFPTEVVLPKVFIQLLSVLASIRKLVTVFFCYFGFESDSEFQSVNPRLLFREILPVVKFSELELAVVECSQDGCAVCLCEFKAEDEIQRLTNCRHLFHKQCLDRWMGYYNTTCPLCRTTFLPHHQMQDR; encoded by the coding sequence ATGGGGTTTCCAACCGAGGTTGTGTTGCCAAAGGTATTTATTCAGCTTCTTTCAGTATTAGCTTCCATCAGGAAACTCGTTACTGTCTTTTTCTGTTATTTTGGTTTCGAATCGGACTCTGAATTTCAATCAGTCAACCCTCGGCTACTCTTCAGAGAAATCCTTCCGGTGGTGAAATTCTCGGAGCTGGAGCTAGCGGTGGTAGAATGCTCACAGGATGGCTGTGCCGTTTGTCTTTGCGAATTCAAGGCGGAGGACGAGATCCAACGGCTGACAAACTGCCGTCACTTGTTCCATAAACAGTGCCTCGACCGTTGGATGGGATACTATAATACAACATGTCCTTTGTGCCGCACAACTTTCCTACCTCATCATCAAATGCAAGATAGATGA